From the genome of Egicoccus sp. AB-alg6-2, one region includes:
- a CDS encoding ABC transporter permease — MTDRHEDGPAGEPAEHGAVTLSEEEVARQEIEAAKEREAATPHLDPGAGFGQRLVAALTGTSVLVTILSFVAAIVIGGVIIALTEPSVRETFGYFFARPGDAFRASWEVVSAAYLALFRGSLGGRAQISETLVSATPLILTGLAVAVPLRAGLFNIGAEGQLIAGGMVAGLVGFSVTGLPLVLHLPLAAAAGIAGGWLYGWLPGALKARTGAHEVISTIMLNNIARLVSAWMISTALFRRPDRADPISKTVETSAQFPRFLDGLRVNTSLLMALALAVFVFWLVERSTRGFELNAVGLNAEAARTAGMNPDRTVISAMATGGALAGAAGAALILGLQHRLTIGFSAGLGFDGITVALLGRGRIGGTVAAGLLFGALRAGGRSMQAQTGTSLDLVLVIQALIIVFIAAPGLVRAIFRVKADDLATGQVAKGWGS, encoded by the coding sequence ATGACCGACCGACACGAGGACGGGCCCGCCGGGGAGCCGGCCGAGCACGGGGCGGTGACGCTCTCCGAGGAGGAGGTCGCCCGTCAGGAGATCGAGGCCGCCAAGGAACGCGAGGCCGCGACCCCCCACCTCGACCCGGGCGCCGGATTCGGCCAGCGGCTCGTGGCGGCGCTCACCGGTACGAGCGTGCTGGTGACGATCCTGTCGTTCGTCGCCGCCATCGTGATCGGCGGCGTGATCATCGCCCTGACCGAACCGTCCGTCCGCGAGACCTTCGGGTACTTCTTCGCCCGGCCCGGTGACGCCTTCCGGGCTTCGTGGGAGGTCGTGAGCGCGGCCTACCTGGCGCTGTTCCGCGGTTCGCTCGGTGGACGGGCGCAGATCTCCGAGACGTTGGTGTCGGCGACCCCGCTGATCCTGACCGGCCTCGCCGTCGCCGTGCCGCTGCGGGCGGGGTTGTTCAACATCGGTGCCGAGGGCCAGCTCATCGCCGGCGGCATGGTCGCCGGACTGGTCGGGTTCTCCGTCACCGGTCTGCCGCTGGTGCTCCACCTGCCGCTGGCCGCGGCCGCCGGCATCGCCGGCGGCTGGCTGTACGGCTGGCTGCCGGGTGCCCTCAAGGCCCGCACCGGAGCGCACGAGGTCATCTCGACCATCATGCTCAACAACATCGCCCGCCTGGTCAGCGCCTGGATGATCAGCACGGCGCTGTTCCGCCGGCCCGACCGGGCCGACCCGATCTCGAAGACCGTCGAGACCTCGGCGCAGTTCCCCCGCTTCCTCGACGGCCTGCGTGTCAACACCTCGCTGCTGATGGCGCTCGCGCTCGCCGTCTTCGTGTTCTGGCTCGTGGAACGCTCGACCCGTGGCTTCGAGCTCAACGCCGTCGGTCTCAACGCCGAGGCGGCGCGCACCGCCGGGATGAACCCCGATCGGACCGTCATCAGCGCGATGGCGACGGGCGGCGCCCTGGCCGGGGCCGCCGGCGCCGCGCTCATCCTCGGTCTCCAGCACCGCCTCACCATCGGGTTCTCGGCCGGACTCGGCTTCGACGGCATCACGGTCGCGCTCCTCGGTCGCGGTCGCATCGGCGGGACGGTCGCAGCCGGCCTGCTGTTCGGGGCGCTGCGTGCCGGTGGCCGGTCGATGCAGGCGCAGACCGGCACCTCGCTCGACCTCGTGCTGGTCATCCAGGCGCTGATCATCGTGTTCATCGCGGCGCCGGGCCTGGTCCGGGCCATCTTCCGCGTCAAGGCCGACGACCTCGCCACCGGGCAGGTCGCGAAGGGGTGGGGCTCGTGA
- a CDS encoding ABC transporter ATP-binding protein translates to MHLELRGITKRFPGVVANDAVDLVVEPGQVHGLLGENGAGKSTLMNILYGLYRADEGEILVDGKTLDLDGPGDAIAAGIGMVHQHFMLVPVFTVAENILLGVEHTRQLGRLDRARASREVRELAERSGLPVDPDAVVEDLPVGVQQRVEILKALYRDARLLILDEPTAVLTPQEADDLFAAIRGFTAEGRSVIFISHKLREHRDIADEISVLRRGRIVGTADPRTASEQDLANLMVGRPVELVVDKPPAQPEDVVLDVRNLVVQDLAGTTLVDDVSLEVRRGEIVAIAGVEGNGQTPLVRALTGLETILSGEVTVAGEPIAGRTRKEVLRGGVGHVPEDRGRDGLVADFSVAENLVLNLWDAEPFAKHATQQFREIDRHARRLVEAYDVRTPSTSTPAGTLSGGNQQKLVVAREFDRPIDLLVASQPTRGVDVGSIEYIHRELVAKRDKGTAVVLVSSELDEVLALADRVAVMFHGKLVGPFPMPVSKEAVGRMMAGADPDEVLSGEPR, encoded by the coding sequence GTGCATCTCGAGCTCCGCGGCATCACCAAGCGGTTCCCGGGCGTCGTCGCCAACGACGCCGTCGACCTGGTCGTCGAACCCGGACAGGTCCACGGCCTGCTCGGCGAGAACGGCGCCGGCAAGTCGACGCTGATGAACATCCTCTACGGCCTGTACCGGGCCGACGAGGGCGAGATCCTCGTCGACGGAAAGACCCTCGACCTCGACGGACCCGGTGACGCGATCGCCGCCGGCATCGGCATGGTCCACCAACACTTCATGCTGGTCCCGGTGTTCACCGTCGCCGAGAACATCCTGCTGGGCGTCGAACACACCCGCCAGCTCGGAAGGCTCGACCGCGCCCGTGCCTCCCGCGAGGTGCGCGAGCTCGCGGAACGCTCCGGACTTCCCGTCGACCCCGACGCCGTCGTCGAGGACCTTCCGGTCGGCGTCCAGCAGCGGGTCGAGATCCTCAAGGCGCTCTACCGCGACGCCCGTCTGCTCATCCTCGACGAACCGACGGCCGTGCTCACACCCCAGGAGGCGGACGATCTGTTCGCGGCCATCCGCGGGTTCACCGCGGAGGGGCGCTCGGTCATCTTCATCTCGCACAAGCTGCGCGAGCACCGCGACATCGCCGACGAGATCAGCGTGCTGCGTCGCGGCAGGATCGTGGGGACGGCCGACCCGCGCACCGCGTCCGAACAGGACCTGGCCAACCTCATGGTCGGGCGTCCGGTCGAACTGGTCGTCGACAAGCCACCGGCGCAGCCCGAGGACGTCGTGCTCGACGTGCGCAACCTCGTGGTGCAGGACCTCGCCGGGACCACGCTGGTCGACGACGTGTCCCTCGAGGTGCGCCGCGGCGAGATCGTGGCCATCGCCGGGGTCGAGGGCAACGGCCAGACGCCGCTCGTGCGGGCGCTGACGGGCCTCGAGACGATCCTGTCGGGCGAGGTAACCGTCGCGGGGGAGCCGATCGCCGGACGAACACGCAAAGAAGTACTGCGCGGCGGCGTCGGCCACGTGCCCGAGGACCGGGGCCGCGACGGTCTGGTCGCGGACTTCAGCGTCGCCGAGAACCTCGTGCTCAACCTGTGGGACGCCGAGCCGTTTGCCAAGCACGCGACCCAGCAGTTCCGCGAGATCGACCGGCACGCCCGCCGGCTCGTCGAGGCCTACGACGTGCGCACCCCGTCGACCTCGACGCCGGCCGGAACGCTGTCGGGTGGCAACCAGCAGAAACTGGTCGTGGCCCGTGAGTTCGACCGCCCGATCGACCTGCTGGTCGCGTCGCAGCCGACCCGCGGCGTCGACGTCGGCTCCATCGAGTACATCCACCGCGAACTGGTCGCCAAGCGGGACAAGGGCACCGCGGTCGTGCTCGTCTCGTCCGAGCTCGACGAGGTGCTCGCCCTGGCCGACCGGGTCGCGGTGATGTTCCACGGCAAGCTGGTCGGGCCGTTCCCGATGCCCGTGAGCAAGGAGGCGGTCGGTCGCATGATGGCCGGCGCCGATCCCGACGAGGTCCTCAGCGGAGAACCACGATGA
- a CDS encoding BMP family protein — protein MQKTTRRLFAAALAGALALTACGEAPEEDTPEVAEPEAPEGETDGETDGETDGETDEPAEEPAEETDFRGCLVTDQGGVDDQSFNQTAWEGMQRAEQELGITADVLESTSEADFEPNIQEFVNQECDLIVTVGFLLGEATEAAAQANPDQNFAIVDYAYDADYDNLRELVFGTEEAAFLAGYAAAGTTESGIVGTYGGINIPPVTVFMDGFLAGVRYYNQENGTDVQVEGWDGSDGLFTGNFESQDDGRNFTDQLLQAGADIIMPVAGPVGLGTAAAIEDFGEGLIVWVDTDGYESTQYGSLMLTSVMKNMDVAVFDSVQAAVDGNWEGGIVVGTLENDGVGLAPFHDNEDRVPQEVRDAIEELRQGIIDGEISVDPADYQ, from the coding sequence ATGCAGAAGACCACCCGCCGCTTGTTCGCGGCTGCTCTCGCCGGAGCGCTCGCGCTCACGGCCTGTGGTGAGGCACCCGAGGAGGACACCCCCGAGGTCGCCGAACCCGAGGCTCCCGAGGGCGAGACCGACGGTGAGACCGACGGCGAAACCGACGGCGAGACCGACGAGCCCGCCGAGGAACCGGCCGAGGAGACCGACTTCCGTGGCTGCCTCGTCACCGACCAGGGCGGCGTGGACGACCAGTCGTTCAACCAGACCGCGTGGGAGGGCATGCAGCGTGCCGAGCAGGAGCTCGGAATCACCGCTGACGTGCTGGAGTCGACCTCCGAGGCCGACTTCGAGCCCAACATCCAGGAGTTCGTCAACCAGGAGTGCGACCTGATCGTGACGGTCGGCTTCCTGCTCGGCGAGGCAACCGAGGCCGCCGCACAGGCGAACCCGGACCAGAACTTCGCGATCGTGGACTACGCCTACGACGCCGACTACGACAACCTGCGTGAGCTCGTCTTCGGCACCGAGGAAGCCGCCTTCCTGGCCGGTTACGCGGCGGCCGGCACCACCGAGAGCGGCATCGTCGGCACCTACGGCGGTATCAACATCCCGCCGGTGACCGTGTTCATGGACGGCTTCCTGGCCGGCGTGCGCTACTACAACCAGGAGAACGGCACCGACGTCCAGGTCGAGGGCTGGGACGGCAGCGACGGCCTGTTCACCGGCAACTTCGAGTCGCAGGACGACGGCCGCAACTTCACCGACCAGCTGCTGCAGGCCGGTGCGGACATCATCATGCCCGTCGCCGGTCCGGTCGGCCTCGGCACTGCCGCAGCCATCGAGGACTTCGGGGAAGGCCTGATCGTCTGGGTCGACACCGACGGCTACGAGTCGACCCAGTACGGCTCGTTGATGCTGACCTCGGTCATGAAGAACATGGACGTCGCGGTGTTCGACAGCGTCCAGGCCGCGGTCGACGGCAACTGGGAGGGCGGCATCGTCGTCGGCACGCTCGAGAACGACGGCGTCGGCCTGGCCCCGTTCCACGACAACGAGGACCGGGTGCCCCAGGAGGTCCGTGACGCCATCGAGGAGCTCCGCCAGGGCATCATCGACGGCGAGATCTCGGTCGACCCGGCGGACTACCAGTAA
- the ahcY gene encoding adenosylhomocysteinase produces the protein MERRYPDRDFEVRDLDLAEWGRKEIGLAEYEMPGLMALRERYADEQPLAGARIAGCLHMTVQTAVLIETLQALGADVRWSSCNIFSTQDEAAAAVAAAGTPVFAWKGETEEEYWWCIEQSLAWPDGSGPTLLLDDGGDLTGYVHDHRPDLLGDIVGVSEETTTGIKTLRSLQKRGLLRMPALNVNDSVTKSKFDNLYGCRESLIDGLKRGTDVMIAGKVAVVAGYGDVGKGCAQALDGLGATVYVTEIDPINALQAAMEGYRVVRMEDVIGEADIVVTATGNMSIVTRDHVLQMKDHAILCNIGHFDTEIETSALREYEWTNIKPQVDLVHLPSGNSVILLSEGRLVNLGNATGHSSFVMSTSFTNQVLAQIELWRNSGDYKHEVYVLPKRLDEEVARLHLDKIGARLTTLSADQADYLGVDVDGPFKDEAYRY, from the coding sequence ATCGAGCGCCGCTATCCCGACCGCGACTTCGAGGTGCGTGATCTCGATCTCGCCGAGTGGGGCCGCAAGGAGATCGGACTGGCCGAGTACGAGATGCCCGGCCTGATGGCGCTTCGCGAGCGCTACGCCGACGAGCAGCCCCTCGCCGGCGCCCGGATCGCGGGCTGCCTGCACATGACGGTCCAGACGGCCGTCCTGATCGAGACGCTGCAGGCCCTGGGCGCCGACGTGCGCTGGTCGTCCTGCAACATCTTCTCGACCCAGGACGAGGCCGCGGCGGCCGTCGCCGCCGCGGGCACGCCCGTCTTCGCATGGAAGGGCGAGACCGAGGAGGAGTACTGGTGGTGCATCGAGCAGTCCCTGGCGTGGCCGGACGGCTCGGGCCCGACGCTGCTGCTCGACGACGGCGGTGACCTGACCGGCTACGTCCACGACCACCGCCCCGACCTGCTGGGCGACATCGTCGGCGTCTCCGAGGAGACCACGACGGGCATCAAGACGCTGCGCAGCCTGCAGAAGCGCGGGCTGCTGCGCATGCCCGCCCTCAACGTCAACGACTCGGTCACCAAGTCCAAGTTCGACAACCTGTACGGCTGCCGCGAATCGCTCATCGACGGGCTCAAGCGCGGCACCGACGTGATGATCGCCGGCAAGGTCGCGGTCGTCGCCGGCTACGGGGACGTCGGCAAGGGCTGCGCCCAGGCGCTCGACGGCCTCGGCGCGACCGTGTACGTCACCGAGATCGACCCCATCAACGCCCTGCAGGCGGCGATGGAGGGCTACCGGGTCGTGCGCATGGAGGACGTCATCGGGGAGGCCGACATCGTGGTCACCGCGACGGGCAACATGAGCATCGTGACCCGCGACCACGTCCTGCAGATGAAGGATCACGCGATCCTGTGCAACATCGGGCACTTCGACACCGAGATCGAGACGTCGGCGCTGCGCGAGTACGAATGGACCAACATCAAGCCGCAGGTCGACCTCGTACACCTGCCGAGCGGCAACAGCGTGATTCTGCTGTCCGAGGGGCGCCTGGTGAACCTCGGCAACGCGACCGGCCACAGCTCGTTCGTGATGTCGACGTCGTTCACCAACCAGGTGCTGGCCCAGATCGAGCTGTGGCGCAACAGCGGCGACTACAAGCACGAGGTCTACGTGCTGCCGAAGCGACTCGACGAGGAGGTGGCACGCCTGCACCTCGACAAGATCGGTGCGCGGCTGACCACGCTCTCCGCCGACCAGGCGGACTACCTCGGGGTGGACGTCGACGGCCCGTTCAAGGACGAGGCCTACCGCTACTGA
- the aat gene encoding leucyl/phenylalanyl-tRNA--protein transferase produces the protein MAGAHSGDRAGERRWLGRRAGSGAEAGLARAPQAVPASAWVLPDPHEADEDGVVGVGADLAPGTLVDAYRRGIFPWPHPGVPLPWFSPDPRGVLPVGAFHVSRSLRRRLRTCGWTTTVDASFPAVVAACGEARGEGGTWITGAMARAYTRLHELGWAHSLEVWDAGRLVGGVYGVQVGGVFTGESMFHRVADASKVALLDLLHRFAAAGGVLLDVQLTTPHLEGLGARDVARDRFLERLHAVADDDVRLPTAELPVARLLGHRADGPGAAVARSGPGGAHS, from the coding sequence ATGGCGGGAGCGCACAGCGGGGACCGCGCCGGTGAGCGGCGCTGGCTCGGGCGGCGCGCCGGCAGCGGCGCCGAGGCCGGTCTGGCCCGGGCGCCGCAGGCGGTGCCCGCCTCGGCATGGGTCCTTCCGGACCCGCACGAGGCCGACGAGGACGGGGTCGTCGGCGTCGGCGCGGACCTCGCGCCAGGAACGCTGGTGGACGCCTACCGACGCGGCATCTTTCCCTGGCCGCACCCGGGCGTCCCGCTGCCGTGGTTCTCGCCGGACCCGCGTGGGGTGCTGCCGGTCGGCGCGTTCCACGTCAGCCGGTCGTTGCGCCGCCGGCTGCGCACGTGCGGCTGGACGACGACGGTGGACGCCTCGTTTCCGGCCGTGGTCGCGGCATGTGGCGAGGCCCGCGGTGAGGGCGGCACCTGGATCACCGGTGCGATGGCACGCGCCTACACCCGACTGCACGAACTCGGCTGGGCGCACAGCCTCGAGGTCTGGGACGCCGGACGTCTGGTCGGCGGCGTCTACGGCGTCCAGGTCGGTGGGGTCTTCACCGGCGAGTCGATGTTCCACCGCGTCGCCGACGCCTCGAAGGTCGCCTTGCTCGACCTGCTGCACCGGTTCGCTGCGGCAGGCGGCGTGCTGCTCGACGTGCAGCTCACGACCCCTCATCTCGAGGGGCTCGGTGCCCGCGACGTCGCCCGCGACCGGTTCCTCGAGCGCCTCCACGCGGTCGCCGACGACGACGTGCGCCTGCCCACCGCGGAACTGCCCGTCGCACGGCTTCTGGGGCACCGCGCCGACGGTCCAGGCGCGGCGGTGGCGCGCAGCGGGCCCGGTGGGGCACACTCGTAG
- a CDS encoding 5'-3' exonuclease H3TH domain-containing protein produces the protein MRLHLVDGTYELFRAHFSKRPDRTDVHGRDVKATVGLVNGLLQLLEDGDEQVTHLAVAFDNPIESWRNVRFPAYKDSTGVDESLLAQFDGVEAAVRALGVTVFSMREQEADDALGAAALRFVDEVEQVRILTPDKDLGQVVRGDRIVQVDRLRDKLYDEAGVRERLGVPPASVPDLLALVGDTADSIPGLKGFGKVGAAAVLTRYGHLEDIPADGATWDVDVRGASRLAATLVERRDEALLYRELATLVTDLDLAVSLDDLRWRGADREAWSAWCDEVDSDSLRGRPASWSA, from the coding sequence GTGCGACTGCACCTCGTGGACGGCACCTACGAGCTGTTCCGCGCCCACTTCTCGAAACGTCCCGACCGCACCGACGTGCACGGTCGCGACGTCAAGGCGACCGTGGGGCTGGTCAACGGCCTGCTGCAGCTGCTCGAGGACGGCGACGAGCAGGTGACCCATCTCGCGGTCGCGTTCGACAACCCGATCGAGAGCTGGCGCAACGTCCGCTTCCCGGCCTACAAGGACAGCACCGGCGTCGACGAGTCCCTGCTCGCGCAGTTCGACGGCGTCGAGGCGGCGGTCCGGGCGCTCGGGGTGACGGTGTTCTCGATGCGCGAGCAGGAGGCGGACGACGCGCTCGGCGCCGCGGCCCTGCGGTTCGTCGACGAGGTCGAGCAGGTCCGGATCCTGACGCCGGACAAGGACCTCGGCCAGGTGGTCCGTGGCGATCGCATCGTGCAGGTCGACCGGCTGCGCGACAAGCTCTACGACGAGGCCGGGGTGCGCGAACGCCTGGGTGTCCCGCCGGCCTCGGTGCCCGACCTGCTCGCCCTGGTCGGCGACACCGCGGACAGCATCCCGGGGCTGAAGGGGTTCGGCAAGGTCGGCGCGGCCGCGGTGCTGACCCGGTACGGCCACCTCGAGGACATCCCGGCCGACGGCGCCACCTGGGACGTCGACGTACGCGGGGCATCGCGCCTGGCCGCCACGCTGGTCGAGAGGCGCGACGAGGCGCTGCTGTACCGCGAGTTGGCCACGCTGGTCACCGACCTGGACCTCGCGGTGTCGCTCGACGACCTGCGTTGGCGCGGCGCCGACCGCGAGGCGTGGTCGGCGTGGTGCGACGAGGTCGACTCCGACTCCCTGCGCGGACGTCCCGCGTCGTGGTCGGCGTGA
- the murJ gene encoding murein biosynthesis integral membrane protein MurJ: MSEPSEPHEDVPPEQADDLRRSSTLVGAGILLSRIAGLVRESATAAFLGTGVGADALRAALKIPNLMQNLLGEGVLSASFIPAYAKLVSEGREEEAGRLAGAVAGLLMVVTSVLVLAGTVFARPIARVVTPGWSDGSDHFELTVTLVRIFTPGVGLLVLSAWCLGVLNAHRRFFLSYVAPVAWNAAIIVLLVAVGLSTSDELTIAQAFAWGAVIGSVLQFAVQLPSVLRLTKDLRLSTSLAVPGVREVVRRFGQVVAGRGGVQLAAYVDVMVASLLAAGAMAALGFAQILYLLPISLFGMAIAAAELPTLSTLDHRDRALVVERVDAGLGRVAFFVVPSTVAFVLAGDLVVAVVFQRGNFGADASAQVGFILAVYSLGMLASTSSRLLQSSLYGVGDTRTPAIYAVLRVVVSLAVGIAIMFPVDAFQLTSEGFALAGELAWQPAPEALREADGSLFRLGAAGLAFGAAVGAWFELLLLRIRLRIVFGRVRLGGPHAGRIALAAVVAAVVALAMRPLLDALAWPATFEGLLALAAIGVAYLASARLVGVPEARELTGRLERLVRR, translated from the coding sequence GTGAGCGAACCCTCCGAGCCGCACGAGGACGTCCCGCCCGAGCAGGCCGACGACCTCCGCCGCAGTTCGACCCTGGTCGGCGCGGGGATCCTGCTCTCGCGCATCGCCGGCCTGGTACGCGAGTCGGCCACCGCCGCCTTCCTCGGCACCGGCGTCGGCGCCGACGCGCTTCGCGCCGCGCTCAAGATCCCCAATCTGATGCAGAACCTGCTCGGCGAAGGGGTCCTGTCGGCGTCGTTCATCCCGGCGTACGCGAAGCTGGTGTCCGAGGGGCGCGAGGAGGAGGCGGGGCGACTCGCCGGCGCGGTCGCCGGTCTGCTGATGGTCGTCACCAGCGTCCTGGTCCTGGCCGGAACCGTGTTCGCGCGGCCGATCGCCCGGGTGGTGACCCCCGGCTGGAGCGACGGCAGCGACCATTTCGAGCTCACGGTCACGCTCGTGCGCATCTTCACCCCGGGCGTCGGCCTGCTGGTGCTCTCCGCCTGGTGTCTCGGCGTGCTCAATGCCCACCGGCGGTTCTTCCTGTCCTACGTCGCTCCCGTGGCCTGGAACGCCGCCATCATCGTCCTGCTCGTCGCGGTCGGCCTGTCCACCTCCGACGAGCTGACGATCGCACAGGCCTTCGCCTGGGGCGCGGTCATCGGGTCGGTGCTGCAGTTCGCGGTTCAACTGCCGAGCGTGCTCCGCCTGACGAAGGACCTGCGGCTGTCGACGTCGCTGGCCGTGCCCGGGGTGCGCGAGGTCGTGCGCCGCTTCGGGCAGGTGGTCGCCGGTCGCGGCGGCGTCCAACTCGCCGCCTACGTCGACGTCATGGTGGCGTCCCTGCTCGCCGCAGGAGCGATGGCCGCGCTCGGCTTCGCCCAGATCCTGTATCTGCTGCCCATCAGCCTGTTCGGCATGGCGATCGCCGCCGCCGAGCTGCCGACGCTGTCCACCCTCGACCATCGTGACCGCGCGCTGGTGGTCGAGCGGGTGGACGCCGGCCTCGGCCGTGTCGCGTTCTTCGTGGTTCCCAGCACGGTCGCCTTCGTGCTCGCGGGCGACCTCGTCGTCGCGGTCGTGTTCCAGCGCGGCAACTTCGGCGCGGACGCGTCGGCGCAGGTCGGGTTCATCCTCGCCGTGTACAGCCTCGGCATGCTCGCCTCGACCAGTTCGCGCCTGCTGCAGTCGTCGCTGTACGGCGTCGGGGACACCCGGACACCGGCGATCTACGCCGTCCTACGGGTCGTCGTCTCGCTGGCGGTCGGCATCGCGATCATGTTCCCGGTCGACGCCTTCCAGCTCACCTCCGAGGGCTTCGCGCTGGCAGGCGAACTGGCCTGGCAGCCCGCCCCCGAGGCGCTACGGGAAGCGGACGGAAGCCTGTTCCGGCTCGGCGCCGCGGGGCTCGCGTTCGGCGCGGCCGTCGGCGCCTGGTTCGAGTTGCTGCTGCTCCGCATCCGACTGCGCATCGTGTTCGGACGCGTGCGGCTCGGTGGCCCGCATGCGGGCCGCATCGCGCTGGCGGCCGTCGTCGCCGCGGTGGTGGCGCTCGCGATGCGTCCGTTGCTCGATGCGTTGGCCTGGCCCGCGACCTTCGAGGGCCTGCTCGCACTCGCCGCCATCGGCGTCGCGTACCTGGCCTCGGCCCGGCTGGTCGGCGTCCCCGAGGCCCGCGAGCTGACGGGTCGCCTGGAGCGCCTCGTCCGGCGGTGA
- a CDS encoding DUF2017 family protein, with the protein MTRAFKRQGETIRMQLEPVEVELLHSVRDGLRESLLGGDHDDPIVRRLFPTAVSGDEQADHELRRLLYDDLLQARLVGLEELTSLLDRGVEHRGHLRVRLTAEEAALVLGVINDLRLAIGARIGIEDLERDDVDPEDPVAYRLAVMDHLAWLQEQLLAVLDPASVAHYGGADDDA; encoded by the coding sequence GTGACCCGCGCCTTCAAGCGCCAGGGCGAGACGATCCGGATGCAGCTCGAACCGGTCGAGGTCGAACTGCTGCACTCGGTCCGCGACGGGCTGCGCGAGTCGCTGCTCGGCGGCGACCACGACGATCCGATCGTACGACGGCTGTTCCCGACCGCCGTGAGCGGTGACGAGCAGGCCGACCACGAGCTGCGGCGGCTGCTGTACGACGACCTCCTGCAGGCGCGCCTGGTGGGTCTCGAGGAGCTCACCAGCCTGCTCGACCGTGGCGTCGAGCACCGCGGCCATCTGCGGGTGCGGCTGACCGCCGAGGAGGCGGCGCTCGTCCTCGGCGTCATCAACGACCTGCGCCTGGCCATCGGTGCCAGGATCGGGATCGAGGACCTCGAGCGGGACGACGTCGACCCCGAGGATCCCGTCGCCTACCGGCTGGCGGTCATGGACCACCTCGCCTGGCTGCAGGAACAGCTGCTGGCCGTGCTCGATCCGGCCTCGGTCGCCCACTACGGTGGGGCCGACGACGACGCGTGA
- the clpS gene encoding ATP-dependent Clp protease adapter ClpS yields the protein MRLAGPAATPVKDREQQLEDVAHRDRPWDVIVWDDPVNLMSYVVFVFRRVFGFSEDVARKLMLEVHQKGKALVASEPREQAELYVQQLHGYGLQATMQRSS from the coding sequence GTGCGGCTCGCCGGCCCGGCTGCGACCCCGGTCAAGGACCGTGAGCAGCAACTTGAGGACGTCGCCCACCGCGACCGCCCCTGGGACGTCATCGTCTGGGACGACCCGGTCAACCTGATGTCCTACGTCGTGTTCGTCTTCCGCCGCGTGTTCGGGTTCTCCGAGGACGTCGCCCGCAAGCTGATGCTCGAGGTGCACCAGAAAGGCAAGGCGCTGGTCGCCTCGGAGCCACGCGAGCAGGCCGAGCTCTACGTCCAGCAGCTGCACGGCTACGGCCTGCAGGCGACGATGCAGCGTTCCTCGTGA
- a CDS encoding cold-shock protein, whose amino-acid sequence MPTGRVKVFNADRNFGFVTTADGDELYVAGDQVNGGAALRSGDEVEFEVGESEGGRRAATAVTVTKQAPADNPVGRTMAPPPSWEELEERERQRRMARRRRR is encoded by the coding sequence ATGCCCACCGGACGCGTCAAGGTCTTCAACGCCGACCGCAACTTCGGCTTCGTCACCACCGCTGACGGCGACGAGCTCTACGTCGCCGGCGACCAGGTCAACGGCGGCGCCGCTCTGCGCTCGGGTGACGAGGTCGAGTTCGAGGTCGGTGAGAGCGAAGGTGGCCGCCGTGCCGCGACCGCCGTCACCGTCACCAAGCAGGCGCCCGCCGACAACCCCGTGGGTCGCACGATGGCGCCCCCGCCGTCGTGGGAAGAGCTCGAGGAGCGCGAGCGTCAGCGCCGTATGGCGCGTCGCCGTCGCCGCTGA
- a CDS encoding antitoxin Xre/MbcA/ParS toxin-binding domain-containing protein produces the protein MYRDDPLDDELELRAIIGDDAVDTLHEADLDHERHPVEVALDVLRVLQGWVDESATARWFTQPQKRLDGRTPIEALRGGAFEEVEDAGRAWAAAHG, from the coding sequence GTGTACCGCGACGATCCACTGGACGACGAACTCGAGCTTCGGGCCATCATCGGCGACGACGCCGTCGACACGTTGCACGAGGCCGACCTCGACCACGAACGGCACCCGGTCGAGGTCGCCCTCGACGTGCTGCGGGTCCTGCAGGGCTGGGTCGACGAGTCCGCCACCGCCCGCTGGTTCACCCAGCCCCAGAAGCGGCTCGATGGGCGCACCCCGATCGAGGCGCTCCGCGGCGGCGCGTTCGAGGAGGTCGAGGACGCCGGTCGGGCGTGGGCGGCGGCGCACGGCTGA
- a CDS encoding SRPBCC family protein, with protein sequence MGERVSDEANVAAPIDTVWNTITDLAAYPEWAEGVLEAEVLTTDGDGYPETARFRVDARVAEVAYTLRYTYDDYDVRWTLIEGETISQLDGAYELAQTDGGTRVRYLLEADVDLPLPGFLKKRAAKQILDQGLRGLKSRAEAQA encoded by the coding sequence ATGGGCGAGCGCGTCAGCGACGAAGCCAACGTCGCGGCTCCGATCGACACGGTGTGGAACACCATCACCGACCTCGCCGCCTATCCCGAATGGGCCGAGGGCGTGCTCGAGGCCGAGGTGCTGACCACGGACGGCGACGGCTACCCGGAGACGGCGCGCTTCCGGGTCGACGCCAGGGTCGCCGAGGTGGCCTACACCCTGCGCTACACCTACGACGACTACGACGTGCGGTGGACCCTGATCGAGGGCGAGACGATCTCGCAGCTCGACGGTGCCTACGAGCTGGCGCAGACCGACGGCGGTACGCGCGTGCGCTACCTGCTCGAGGCGGACGTCGACCTGCCCCTGCCCGGATTCCTCAAGAAGCGCGCCGCCAAGCAGATCCTCGACCAGGGGCTGCGAGGCCTCAAGTCCCGGGCCGAGGCGCAGGCCTGA